A genomic segment from Aspergillus puulaauensis MK2 DNA, chromosome 1, nearly complete sequence encodes:
- a CDS encoding uncharacterized protein (COG:S;~EggNog:ENOG410PGVK) translates to MASTGPRKRVKPSPQSPEISSPNDERSSSRGSLWYPSVWPSKAAPVTEVARESISMAKPNPSNAASVSTPQLDSPKQQRHPSLQLTKRVGGSTRSLPANATTTRINIASDGSTLAPAEDLEPDRASPAKTTDKEASNDNSGVDTGNSEEPQSDATGEPASSGNAITAVSQPSGWFSWVYTPFATDRPTPSEPTANPTPKQPPEPESSALDQPLQETTRDPSPKDLNKPSEVTEVAPASQKHSWLQMWYGSSSSKGPEEPKDEPSGNAEEQNPPTPTASPGPQEEQDTTKTDSGSATPTSTGNRASAWSFFFRDSGKDSIQGKPQEAQATEVTISRDVPPEQVASGPVTKTGQKPQIINKGSVKINAFPSGVSGPDTAVSQLPNAPEGPAPVPAPAAPEASKQLQKIIPNQVLPHFKDTFAFQDRPTLLQSIGRFLHYNKEANNQHVYKVPHPPRIKRALAIGIHGYFPAPLIRSVLGQPTGTSVRFSNMAAEAIRKYTEDNGYTCEVEKIALEGEGRITERVDLLWRLLLNWMEEIRRADFILVACHSQGVPVGIMLVAKLIAFGCVNANRVGICAMAGVNLGPFTDYRSRWISGSAGELFEFALPYSQVSKGYESALRTCIDFGVRISYVGSIDDQLVSLESSLFSPVSHPYIYRAVFVDGRVHAPSFVSHLVGFALKLRNLGISDHGLIRELSSPLAGSLYTGEGHSRLYDDDTVYRLAIEFALETSPVSNAPLNIKRSHPPPATNPYILPFAMRGLLEEEYVRHELYNETMELLKQFDDWKPTSKVLKDVKFRLEGIRSKL, encoded by the exons ATGGCGTCCACGGGTCCTCGCAAGAGAGTAAAGCCTAGCCCCCAATCGCCTGAGATCTCCTCCCCGAACGACGAACGGTCCAGTTCAAGAGGGAGCCTC TGGTATCCAAGCGTCTGGCCGTCAAAAGCGGCCCCTGTTACCGAGGTTGCCCGTGAGAGCATTTCGATGGCCAAACCTAACCCATCCAACGCCGCGTCTGTATCTACACCACAACTTGACTCTCCAAAACAGCAACGAcatccttctcttcagcTTACCAAACGAGTGGGCGGATCAACAAGATCCCTCCCCGCCAACGCTACAACGACCCGCATCAACATTGCTTCAGATGGTTCCACATTGGCCCCCGCAGAGGATCTCGAACCGGACCGTGCTTCACCAGCAAAAACGACTGATAAGGAGGCATCAAATGATAACAGCGGGGTAGACACAGGTAACTCAGAGGAACCTCAATCGGATGCAACTGGAGAGCCTGCGAGCTCGGGCAACGCGATCACGGCTGTAAGTCAACCGAGTGGGTGGTTTTCATGGGTATACACACCGTTCGCAACCGATAGGCCTACGCCAAGTGAACCTACCGCGAACCCTACACCAAAACAACCGCCAGAGCCTGAATCTTCAGCTTTAGACCAGCCTTTGCAAGAGACAACACGAGACCCTAGCCCAAAAGACCTAAACAAGCCGTCAGAGGTTACGGAGGTCGCGCCCGCGTCGCAAAAGCACTCTTGGCTTCAGATGTGGTACGGGTCATCCTCATCTAAAGGGCCTGAAGAGCCCAAGGATGAGCCATCCGGGAATGCAGAAGAGCAGAATCCTCCTACTCCAACCGCATCACCCGGTCcacaagaagaacaagatacTACAAAAACAGACAGTGGCTCGGCTACTCCGACTAGTACGGGCAACAGGGCGTCTGCCTggtctttcttcttcagagaTTCTGGTAAAGACTCCATACAGGGAAAACCGCAAGAGGCCCAAGCAACTGAAGTCACTATAAGTCGGGATGTGCCTCCAGAACAAGTGGCGAGTGGTCCGGTCACTAAAACCGGACAAAAGCCACAAATAATCAACAAAGGAAGCGTCAAAATAAATGCTTTCCCCAGTGGTGTGTCCGGGCCAGACACTGCTGTATCACAATTACCGAATGCTCCAGAGGGCCCGGCTCCGGTTCCGGCCCCGGCTGCTCCTGAGGCCTCTAAACAGCTGCAGAAGATCATACCAAACCAAGTTCTCCCGCATTTCAAGGATACATTTGCTTTCCAAGACAGACCAACACTGCTCCAATCGATCGGCCGGTTCCTCCACTATAACAAGGAGGCCAACAACCAACACGTCTACAAGGTCCCACATCCACCGCGCATTAAAAGAGCACTCGCAATAGGAATCCATGGTTACTTCCCTGCTCCTTTGATACGAAGTGTCCTTGGTCAGCCGACTGGAACATCTGTTAGGTTTTCCAATATGGCCGCTGAAGCTATACGCAAGTATACAGAAGACAACGGATACACATGTGAGGTTGAGAAAATAGCTCTAGAAGGCGAAGGACGCATCACCGAACGAGTGGATCTGCTTTGGAGACTACTTCTCAACTGGATGGAGGAAATAAGGCGCGCTGATTTCATTTTAGTTGCGTGCCACAGCCAGGGGGTTCCAGTTGGAATCATGCTGGTTGCTAAACTTATAGCATTCGGTTGTGTCAACGCCAATCGAGTTGGGATCTGTGCAATGGCTGGCGTAAATCTTGGACCGTTTACCGATTACAGGTCTCGATGGATCAGCGGCTCTGCTGGAGAGCTATTCGAGTTTGCTTTGCCATACAGCCAAGTCTCCAAGGGTTACGAGTCCGCTTTAAGGACCTGTATAGACTTCGGGGTACGAATCTCCTATGTTGGGAGTATCGATGATCAGCTCGTCTCGCTAGAG TCATCCTTATTCTCCCCAGTTTCCCATCCATACATATACCGAGCAGTCTTCGTCGACGGTAGGGTTCACGCCCCAAGTTT CGTTTCACACTTGGTCGGGTTCGCCCTCAAGCTCCGCAACCTCGGTATCTCAGACCACGGTCTCATCCGCGAACTCAGCTCTCCACTAGCAGGCAGCCTCTACACTGGAGAAGGCCACTCCCGACTTTACGACGACGACACCGTATATCG ACTCGCAATTGAATTCGCTCTCGAAACATCTCCTGTCTCAAACGCACCCCTTAACATAAAACGGAGTCACCCACCTCCTGCAACAAATCCATATATTCTTCCATTTGCCATGCGTGGTctcctggaagaagaatatgTGCGGCACGAATTATACAACGAAACTATGGAACTCTTGAAGCAGTTTGATGACTGGAAGCCTACAAGCAAGGTCCTAAAAGATGTCAAGTTCCGCTTAGAAGGCATACGCTCTAAACTTTGA